From the Rhinolophus sinicus isolate RSC01 linkage group LG02, ASM3656204v1, whole genome shotgun sequence genome, one window contains:
- the FGFBP1 gene encoding fibroblast growth factor-binding protein 1, protein MRIHSLALLSFLLLAAQVLLVEGKKEAKNRRGSKATTDKMYTVGKSQAGQKSQPPKQVTKGKFVTQDQADCRWVVTEKEGGIVLKVECTRQDDKFSCFFTGNPNPCLESNKKSTYWKQVSRSLRSQKAICGDAKSVLKTKVCRKKFPEANLKLANSTLIRKKPSQETMEPSPREQSMANEASLMEPNKVKDQVIAKENILLGPAGSKTVASNDAECVEDPDMANHKNAMDYCGESWGSFCKFFMTMVQSDSC, encoded by the coding sequence ATGAGGATCCATAGCCTCGCCTTGCTGTCCTTCCTCCTTCTGGCCGCTCAGGTTCTCTTGGTGGAGGgcaaaaaggaagcaaagaataGACGTGGCAGCAAAGCCACCACAGATAAAATGTATACTGTGGGCAAGTCCCAGGCTGGGCAGAAAAGCCAGCCACCCAAGCAAGTGACCAAAGGCAAGTTTGTCACCCAAGACCAGGCCGACTGCAGATGGGTGGTGACAGAGAAGGAGGGGGGCATCGTCTTGAAGGTTGAGTGCACCCGACAGGATGAcaagttttcctgtttctttacgGGCAATCCAAACCCTTGCCTGGAGTCCAACAAAAAGAGCACCTATTGGAAGCAAGTTAGCCGGAGCCTGCGCTCTCAGAAGGCCATCTGTGGGGACGCCAAGAGCGTCCTGAAGACCAAGGTGtgcagaaagaagtttccagaagcCAACCTCAAGCTGGCGAACTCCACTCTGATTAGGAAGAAACCCAGCCAGGAGACAATGGAGCCCTCTCCCAGGGAGCAGAGTATGGCCAATGAGGCCTCCCTTATGGAGCCTAACAAGGTCAAAGATCAGGTCATAGCCAAAGAGAACATCCTCCTTGGCCCAGCAGGGTCCAAGACTGTGGCCAGCAACGATGCCGAGTGTGTGGAGGACCCAGACATGGCAAACCACAAGAATGCCATGGACTACTGTGGGGAGTCCTGGGGCTCTTTCTGCAAATTCTTCATGACCATGGTACAGAGTGATTCATGCTAA